From a single Campylobacter concisus genomic region:
- a CDS encoding plasminogen-binding N-terminal domain-containing protein has protein sequence MKRIFVILSLVFGFAFGADFSLNEYRTPIISVDSDGTATIVDSPEILIGSSGVVLHKFDTDSSIIARVSVISKNSGFAKIRFEVFDLLEQKALPLPGIAPANGDMVVLNYLYNRSLIIVPNKEIYEEITSAFPNMIFIHPDIIGAYLSYEYKPNPSRDDFRKMCAQSAAGLIFVAMDGRSVFADCQSFKVLKEFKSGEVEYYQLPFYTRVSDIDTVFWKLNSEHINNYDAHYEKLFEEDN, from the coding sequence TTGAAACGTATATTTGTGATTTTATCGCTAGTTTTTGGCTTTGCTTTTGGGGCCGATTTTTCTTTAAATGAGTATAGAACTCCTATAATTAGTGTCGATAGTGATGGCACAGCGACGATAGTTGATAGTCCAGAAATTTTAATCGGCTCAAGCGGCGTTGTACTTCATAAATTTGATACTGATAGCTCTATCATCGCAAGAGTTAGTGTTATCTCAAAAAATTCTGGCTTTGCTAAGATTAGATTTGAGGTGTTTGATCTGCTTGAGCAAAAGGCGCTCCCACTTCCAGGCATTGCACCTGCAAATGGCGATATGGTCGTGCTAAACTATCTTTATAACCGCTCATTAATCATCGTGCCAAATAAAGAAATTTATGAAGAGATCACATCTGCGTTTCCAAATATGATATTTATCCACCCAGATATTATAGGAGCATATCTAAGCTACGAATACAAGCCAAATCCAAGCAGAGATGACTTTAGAAAAATGTGTGCTCAAAGTGCAGCTGGTCTAATTTTCGTAGCGATGGATGGCAGAAGCGTTTTTGCTGATTGCCAAAGCTTTAAAGTGCTAAAAGAATTTAAAAGTGGCGAGGTTGAGTACTATCAGCTACCATTTTATACAAGAGTTAGCGACATAGACACTGTGTTTTGGAAGCTAAATAGCGAGCACATCAACAACTACGACGCTCACTACGAAAAACTTTTCGAAGAAGACAACTGA
- a CDS encoding YihY family inner membrane protein has translation MSRLSLSKQNLKELLNLLPTLKDKELFHYAASLSFHTILSIIPILLISFSIFTKLPSFEDYYAKIQDFIFSALLPSNQEIISNYLQNFLQNSGNLGLVGFVAMIFTSAMFFSDYEYVVLKVTRASKARGFWSALSSYWTLITLAPLGLAGSFYLSSLIQEMLNSNVITNSINFLSIFPYLIIWAIFCITYLISVNDEIKFKNAFFSSFVASLVWYIGKSAFVYYVLYNKTYLSVYGSFSAVLFFFVWIYISWIIFLYGLKLCAYLSNSSKFKR, from the coding sequence ATGAGCCGTTTGTCCTTAAGTAAGCAAAATTTAAAGGAGCTTTTAAATTTGCTCCCAACGCTTAAGGACAAAGAGCTCTTTCACTACGCAGCAAGCCTTAGTTTTCATACGATTTTATCGATCATACCTATACTTCTTATATCGTTTTCTATCTTTACAAAACTGCCTAGCTTTGAGGATTATTACGCCAAGATTCAAGATTTTATATTTTCAGCTCTTTTGCCAAGCAACCAAGAGATCATCTCAAACTACTTGCAAAATTTCTTACAAAATAGCGGAAATTTAGGCTTAGTTGGCTTTGTAGCGATGATATTTACATCGGCTATGTTTTTTAGCGACTATGAATATGTAGTTTTAAAAGTGACACGTGCAAGTAAGGCTAGAGGATTTTGGTCGGCACTTAGCTCGTATTGGACGCTTATCACGCTCGCGCCACTTGGTCTTGCTGGTAGTTTTTATCTTTCAAGCCTCATTCAAGAGATGCTAAACTCAAACGTGATCACAAACTCGATAAATTTTTTAAGCATATTCCCATATCTCATCATTTGGGCGATATTTTGCATCACATATCTCATCTCAGTAAATGACGAGATAAAGTTTAAAAATGCATTTTTTAGCTCATTTGTCGCCTCGCTTGTTTGGTATATTGGCAAGTCGGCCTTTGTCTATTATGTCCTTTATAATAAAACCTATCTAAGCGTTTATGGCTCGTTTTCAGCCGTACTTTTCTTTTTTGTCTGGATCTATATATCGTGGATCATCTTTTTATATGGGCTAAAGCTTTGTGCTTATCTCTCAAACAGCTCAAAATTTAAAAGATAA
- a CDS encoding response regulator transcription factor, which produces MVRILLVEDDEILLDLISEYLVENGYEVTTSDNAKEALDLAYEQNFDLLILDVKLPQGDGFSLLSSLRELGVSAPSIFTTSLNTIDDLEKGYKSGCDDYLKKPFELKELLIRIQALLKRNFSHHSGDAIKISSEFSFHPQSKTLSKDGKNVNISSKESDLLALFLQNKGKILTKDEIFNKIWKFDEEPSELSLRVYIKNLRQILGKDAILNRRGDGYVYV; this is translated from the coding sequence ATGGTTAGAATTTTGCTCGTTGAAGATGATGAAATTTTACTTGATCTCATCAGTGAGTATCTAGTTGAAAATGGCTATGAGGTCACTACTTCAGATAATGCCAAAGAAGCGCTTGATCTCGCCTACGAGCAAAATTTCGACCTGCTTATACTTGACGTCAAACTCCCACAAGGAGATGGCTTTTCACTTCTTTCTTCCTTAAGAGAGCTAGGTGTTAGCGCACCTAGCATCTTTACCACCTCGCTAAATACCATAGACGATCTTGAAAAAGGCTACAAAAGTGGCTGCGACGACTATCTAAAAAAGCCATTTGAGCTAAAAGAACTACTCATACGTATACAAGCACTTCTAAAGAGAAATTTCTCACATCACAGTGGAGATGCGATCAAAATTTCAAGCGAATTTAGCTTTCATCCACAGAGCAAAACACTAAGCAAAGATGGTAAAAATGTAAATATCTCGAGTAAAGAGAGCGACCTACTCGCGCTATTTTTGCAAAACAAAGGCAAAATTTTAACCAAAGATGAAATTTTTAATAAAATTTGGAAATTTGACGAGGAGCCAAGCGAGCTTAGCCTTCGTGTCTATATCAAAAATTTACGTCAAATTTTAGGCAAAGACGCCATATTAAACAGGCGTGGGGACGGCTATGTATATGTCTGA
- a CDS encoding peptidoglycan DD-metalloendopeptidase family protein, translating into MPRIFIIFAILSINLYAIKPSVDELSWPNGSNFLNFLETNKIPLSLYYNLATEDQELTEEIIAGTKYQIYKDDNGNTKQVLIPVSDELQMHIFRDDNDKFKLEFLPISYQSEDKFLALKVDKSVSEDIFDYTGSGTLALGFKEIFKGSGIDFKKINKGDTIAIVYNQKIRMGRSFGTPEIYAAMIETKNKRYVMYKFEDKFYDKNGKKNDKFLLVRPLANARITSAFTLKRWHPILQRYRAHLGVDYGAPKGTPIKAAGDGTIKFVGQKSGYGRTVIISHAGGYETLYAHLNGFAKGIKGGLKVKQGTLIAYVGTSGMSTGPHLHFGLYRDNKPINPESAIKVVKSLEDKKESAKFKAVVSKNDELIKNALSNEKEYHKVEFFPNVIEF; encoded by the coding sequence ATGCCTCGTATTTTTATAATTTTTGCAATATTATCTATAAATTTATACGCTATAAAGCCAAGTGTCGACGAGCTTAGCTGGCCAAATGGAAGTAACTTCTTAAATTTCTTAGAGACAAATAAAATCCCACTTTCACTTTACTATAACTTAGCAACCGAAGATCAAGAACTAACAGAAGAGATCATCGCTGGCACAAAGTATCAAATTTATAAAGACGACAACGGCAATACCAAACAAGTGCTAATCCCTGTTAGTGACGAGCTTCAAATGCATATTTTTAGAGATGATAATGATAAATTTAAGCTCGAATTTCTTCCCATCTCTTATCAAAGCGAAGATAAATTTTTAGCCTTAAAGGTGGACAAATCAGTCTCAGAAGACATTTTTGACTACACTGGCTCTGGCACATTAGCTCTTGGCTTTAAGGAAATTTTTAAAGGAAGTGGCATTGATTTTAAAAAGATAAATAAAGGCGATACGATCGCTATCGTTTATAATCAAAAAATACGCATGGGCCGCTCTTTTGGAACTCCAGAAATTTATGCTGCGATGATAGAAACAAAAAATAAACGATATGTTATGTATAAATTTGAAGACAAATTTTATGATAAAAATGGTAAGAAAAATGATAAATTTTTACTAGTTCGCCCTCTTGCAAACGCTAGAATCACATCAGCTTTTACCCTAAAAAGATGGCACCCTATTTTACAAAGATATAGAGCGCACCTTGGCGTTGACTACGGTGCTCCAAAAGGAACACCAATCAAAGCCGCAGGCGATGGCACGATTAAATTTGTCGGACAAAAAAGTGGATATGGCAGAACCGTCATCATCTCTCACGCTGGTGGCTATGAGACACTTTATGCTCACCTAAATGGCTTTGCTAAAGGCATAAAAGGTGGTTTAAAAGTCAAGCAAGGCACGCTTATAGCTTACGTTGGCACAAGCGGTATGAGCACAGGACCACACCTTCATTTTGGTCTTTATAGAGACAATAAACCTATCAATCCAGAAAGTGCAATAAAGGTTGTTAAAAGCCTAGAAGACAAGAAAGAATCAGCTAAATTTAAAGCAGTTGTTAGTAAAAATGACGAGCTAATAAAAAATGCTTTAAGTAATGAAAAAGAGTATCACAAAGTGGAATTTTTCCCTAACGTAATAGAATTTTAA
- a CDS encoding metallophosphoesterase has translation MSEQIYIIGDVHGCFNTLLELIKQFPDKEKSQICFVGDVIDRGLFSCDVVELIMQNNYKMVMGNHERRLLSNKYEFLNNQAPFDTSWFFNNGGVATYGSYLAQSLNFKQRHIEFLESSPVYLEFKDHKNQNGEHLVVSHSAVGKFWGLRDDDSSRDEFRRHVLSGRGDTMQVEGIFNVYGHTPVREAKLYTNSANIDTGCVFNEEGYDKLSALEFPSMKIYTQKNVENFNKQG, from the coding sequence TTGAGCGAGCAAATTTATATCATAGGCGATGTGCACGGCTGTTTTAACACACTTTTAGAGCTTATCAAGCAGTTTCCAGATAAAGAAAAATCACAAATTTGCTTTGTCGGAGATGTGATAGATCGGGGGCTTTTTAGTTGCGATGTAGTCGAGCTTATCATGCAAAATAACTATAAAATGGTAATGGGAAACCACGAAAGAAGGTTACTAAGCAATAAATATGAATTTTTAAACAACCAAGCACCATTTGACACGAGTTGGTTTTTCAACAATGGTGGCGTGGCGACATATGGATCATACCTAGCTCAAAGCCTAAATTTTAAACAAAGACACATAGAATTTTTAGAGAGTAGCCCAGTATATTTAGAGTTTAAAGACCATAAAAACCAAAATGGCGAGCATTTGGTCGTTTCGCACTCGGCTGTTGGTAAATTTTGGGGCTTAAGAGATGATGATAGTTCAAGAGATGAGTTTAGAAGGCATGTACTATCAGGCAGAGGCGATACGATGCAAGTAGAAGGCATATTTAATGTCTATGGCCACACGCCAGTGCGTGAGGCTAAGCTCTATACAAATAGCGCCAATATCGATACAGGATGTGTTTTCAACGAAGAAGGATATGATAAGCTAAGTGCCTTAGAATTTCCATCGATGAAAATTTATACGCAAAAAAATGTTGAAAATTTTAATAAACAAGGATAA
- a CDS encoding AEC family transporter, whose translation MNFTPLFAIFFIIATGFFAKKVGIVEQKHSIPFVDFVLCFAMPALIFDKIYHVNVDVSLINTILIGFGSTAISAVMALVLGKIFKFTKVTTVSMVMLSLFGNTLFVGMPVIQGFFGDAMVNEVIFYDQIATGIPLSILGPLILSFAAPEKVSLFQNTMKILKFPPFIALIMALILKEVPLPEFIFAPLRMFEGSVTPVALFAIGVGLNFNSITSTYKGVSVVLLCKMILPAIVFFIILKVSGIQMSKTWVVGLFQCAMPTSALASAMVIKAGLDSSLAISSVAIGVLFSFITLPVIYFVFA comes from the coding sequence ATGAACTTCACTCCACTTTTTGCAATTTTTTTCATAATCGCAACTGGTTTTTTTGCTAAAAAAGTCGGCATTGTTGAGCAAAAGCACTCGATCCCTTTTGTGGATTTTGTCCTTTGTTTTGCAATGCCTGCGCTAATCTTTGACAAAATTTATCACGTAAATGTCGATGTTTCGCTTATAAATACAATTTTAATTGGCTTTGGCTCAACAGCTATCAGTGCTGTCATGGCATTGGTGCTTGGTAAGATCTTTAAATTTACTAAAGTAACAACTGTTAGTATGGTCATGTTAAGCCTTTTTGGTAATACCCTATTTGTCGGTATGCCTGTCATTCAAGGCTTCTTTGGTGATGCGATGGTAAATGAAGTCATCTTTTACGATCAAATAGCCACTGGTATCCCACTTTCGATCCTTGGGCCACTTATCCTCTCTTTTGCTGCACCAGAGAAGGTTTCACTATTTCAAAATACGATGAAAATTTTAAAATTTCCGCCATTTATCGCGCTTATTATGGCTCTTATCTTAAAAGAAGTCCCTTTGCCTGAGTTTATCTTTGCTCCACTTAGGATGTTTGAAGGCAGCGTCACTCCAGTAGCACTTTTTGCTATCGGTGTTGGATTAAATTTTAATAGCATCACAAGCACATATAAGGGCGTTAGCGTCGTGCTTTTATGTAAGATGATCTTGCCAGCGATCGTATTTTTCATCATATTAAAAGTCTCAGGTATCCAGATGAGCAAAACTTGGGTCGTTGGTCTCTTTCAATGTGCGATGCCAACATCAGCCCTTGCAAGTGCAATGGTCATAAAAGCTGGGCTTGATAGCTCGCTAGCCATCTCATCAGTGGCCATAGGCGTGCTGTTTTCATTTATCACGCTTCCAGTTATCTATTTTGTATTTGCATAA
- a CDS encoding pyruvate kinase gives MKKLLLVALGAMFMLGGLANATEMMKKDDMGKDEMMKKEQMMKDDMGKKPMIKKDEMKKDDMGMKDEMKKDDMGMKDEMKKGM, from the coding sequence ATGAAGAAATTACTACTAGTTGCACTTGGTGCTATGTTTATGCTTGGTGGTCTTGCAAATGCTACTGAAATGATGAAAAAAGATGACATGGGCAAAGACGAGATGATGAAGAAAGAGCAGATGATGAAAGATGACATGGGCAAAAAACCCATGATAAAAAAAGATGAAATGAAAAAAGATGACATGGGCATGAAAGACGAAATGAAAAAAGATGACATGGGCATGAAAGACGAAATGAAAAAAGGCATGTAA
- a CDS encoding sensor histidine kinase, protein MSEKTQILFKILSLYLVSTVLFLGYFFIHDYKNKKETLILNEVKSLKEIKMGIYMKARMNGLDSISSLTKEKGVHACIVLKNGEKIYKDFDCQKIDKSKNVNLIGGKVAIFEKIQYMEDNTTDELSHADIFLVGKDINGEILSLQISTTLKALFFFFALLFIAFYLAKLSLRPLYEKIDTLNRFIKDSTHEINTPLSVISMSIETADLENLNERNLKRFNNISLAAKSLNNIYDALVHLSFNLDKPGKKELIDLNLLTTQRLNYFSPFFAKRGLEIDTSLKPSFINADLGDVSKILDNLLSNASKYAAPNSKVRIALEPNFFSISNIGHGISKEQQLQIFDRYTRFNDDQGGFGIGLNLVKECCKKNDIVVKCQSKLDGETTFSLSWQS, encoded by the coding sequence ATGTCTGAAAAGACACAAATTTTATTTAAAATTTTATCCCTTTATCTTGTTAGCACTGTGCTATTTTTAGGATATTTTTTCATACATGACTATAAAAACAAAAAAGAAACGCTCATTTTAAACGAGGTGAAGTCTTTAAAAGAGATAAAAATGGGCATTTACATGAAAGCTAGAATGAATGGACTTGATTCAATCTCAAGTCTAACAAAAGAAAAAGGCGTGCATGCTTGCATCGTGCTAAAAAATGGTGAGAAAATTTATAAAGACTTTGACTGTCAAAAGATAGACAAAAGCAAAAATGTAAATTTGATCGGCGGCAAGGTCGCGATATTTGAAAAGATCCAGTACATGGAGGACAACACCACAGACGAACTCTCACACGCAGATATTTTTCTAGTTGGCAAAGATATCAACGGCGAAATTTTATCCTTGCAAATTTCGACCACACTAAAGGCACTCTTTTTCTTTTTTGCCCTGCTCTTTATTGCCTTTTACCTAGCAAAACTAAGCCTAAGACCGCTTTATGAAAAGATAGATACGCTAAACCGCTTTATAAAAGACTCAACACACGAGATAAACACGCCTCTAAGCGTCATTTCTATGAGTATTGAGACAGCTGATCTTGAAAATTTAAACGAGAGAAATTTAAAGCGTTTTAACAATATCAGCCTTGCCGCAAAGAGCCTAAATAACATTTATGACGCGCTCGTTCACCTAAGCTTCAACCTAGATAAGCCTGGCAAAAAAGAGCTCATAGACCTAAATTTACTAACCACACAAAGACTGAACTATTTCTCGCCATTTTTTGCCAAACGTGGGCTTGAGATAGATACTAGCCTAAAGCCAAGCTTTATAAATGCAGATCTTGGGGATGTGAGTAAAATTTTAGACAACCTTCTTAGCAACGCCTCCAAATATGCAGCGCCAAATTCAAAAGTACGCATCGCTTTAGAGCCAAATTTCTTTAGCATAAGCAATATTGGGCACGGTATCAGCAAAGAGCAACAACTACAAATTTTTGATCGCTACACGAGATTTAACGACGATCAAGGCGGCTTTGGCATAGGGCTAAATTTAGTTAAAGAGTGCTGCAAGAAAAATGATATCGTCGTAAAATGCCAAAGCAAACTTGATGGCGAGACTACGTTTTCTCTCTCTTGGCAGAGTTAA
- a CDS encoding response regulator, translating into MNITSLKYNFINLKDLKNPTDMLHAFKDKQGLEINNEQISNLKESIKVSKVINITDAEIKEQNRHKILQKVEEILNNYSKNLIYSNNKIHSDELSRGYHFSENAYFKNIKASDSSSMLSTLKSGYLENTKFKNLNDYAYSNTLKTKYGEVEVFLDIYGDNDKLGTTKLENNSYLFSFDSNNDGVLDQKDILFDKLKVKGYDKDGNEKIANLSDVMPRVDLRQFISTNVINHNQIKREELNRKATITNNPDLYVDTKDIDYRHSYYASDPNTLFAAENRYEKIEKNDINNFFKKYAQKDGWVDLRHNNIFGKDSSFKNFAYLKVGFDDTARLSEFNPIIEPDKDYKKDENFSYTKFQKDSFMKFYKDYNAEFDAYNKMIENLGDSLKKFDENADAYISKFEKTKSAKMILMENEFKQATGLEFSISNLKKVKKAFITNEATAAASLQDSDSVIAMKLNKDGTIRLKFDSGREIDVKELYNDTGKLNTSSELKTSTNLEAKEMNNVQLNSLDFKDIGFMQGDKIVSLKDAGAIAIANLSNKFESKFLISLNNGKSISTREIYNISYLENDLKSKEKIDERDKFYKKVDIKA; encoded by the coding sequence ATGAATATCACATCATTAAAATATAACTTTATAAATTTAAAAGATTTAAAAAATCCTACAGATATGCTCCATGCCTTTAAGGATAAACAAGGTTTAGAGATAAATAACGAACAAATTTCAAATTTAAAAGAAAGTATCAAAGTAAGCAAAGTTATAAATATCACTGATGCTGAGATAAAAGAGCAAAATAGACACAAAATCCTACAAAAAGTAGAAGAAATTTTAAACAACTACTCAAAAAATCTCATCTACAGCAACAATAAAATTCACTCCGATGAACTTTCTAGAGGCTATCATTTTAGTGAAAATGCCTACTTTAAAAATATAAAAGCTTCAGATAGTAGCAGCATGCTATCTACACTAAAAAGTGGATACTTAGAAAATACAAAATTTAAAAATTTAAACGATTACGCTTATTCAAACACTCTAAAAACAAAATATGGAGAAGTAGAAGTATTTTTAGATATTTACGGCGATAACGATAAACTTGGCACTACAAAATTAGAAAATAATAGCTATCTTTTTAGCTTTGATAGCAACAATGACGGCGTGCTAGATCAAAAAGATATACTCTTTGATAAGCTAAAAGTAAAGGGTTACGACAAAGATGGAAATGAAAAAATAGCAAATTTAAGCGATGTGATGCCAAGGGTTGACCTTAGGCAGTTTATCAGCACAAATGTCATAAATCACAACCAAATAAAAAGAGAAGAGCTAAATCGTAAAGCAACGATCACAAATAATCCCGATCTTTACGTGGATACAAAAGATATTGATTATAGGCACTCTTACTACGCCTCAGATCCAAATACTTTGTTCGCTGCAGAAAACAGATATGAAAAGATAGAGAAAAATGATATAAATAATTTCTTTAAAAAATATGCCCAAAAAGATGGCTGGGTCGACCTAAGACACAATAATATCTTTGGCAAAGATAGCTCTTTTAAAAATTTTGCCTATCTTAAAGTGGGTTTTGATGATACTGCAAGGCTAAGCGAGTTTAATCCGATCATTGAGCCAGACAAAGATTATAAAAAAGATGAAAATTTCTCATATACAAAATTTCAAAAAGATAGTTTTATGAAATTTTACAAAGATTATAACGCTGAGTTTGACGCATACAACAAGATGATAGAAAATCTTGGCGATAGTTTAAAGAAATTTGATGAAAATGCGGACGCTTATATATCAAAGTTTGAGAAGACAAAATCAGCCAAAATGATCTTGATGGAAAATGAATTTAAACAAGCAACTGGACTTGAGTTTAGTATCTCAAATTTAAAAAAGGTAAAAAAGGCTTTTATAACAAATGAAGCCACAGCTGCCGCATCTTTGCAAGATAGCGATAGCGTCATAGCTATGAAGCTAAACAAAGATGGCACCATAAGGCTAAAATTTGATAGTGGAAGAGAAATAGACGTAAAAGAGCTTTATAACGATACTGGCAAGCTAAATACATCAAGTGAGCTAAAAACTAGCACAAATTTAGAGGCAAAAGAGATGAATAATGTGCAGCTAAATAGCTTGGATTTTAAAGATATTGGCTTCATGCAAGGTGATAAAATCGTAAGTCTAAAAGATGCTGGAGCGATCGCTATTGCCAATCTATCTAATAAATTTGAGAGTAAATTTTTAATCAGTCTAAATAATGGCAAAAGCATATCTACAAGAGAAATTTATAATATCAGCTATCTTGAAAATGATTTAAAGAGCAAAGAAAAGATAGATGAGAGAGATAAATTTTATAAAAAGGTTGATATTAAGGCATAA
- a CDS encoding aldehyde dehydrogenase family protein, with protein MKLLEKYGLFINGEWRDAKDGATLDAKNPANGEHLAKIADATEEDVNDAVRAAREAFKKFKHTTVSERAKLLNKIADIIDENKEHLAKVESMDNGKPIRETLNVDIPFAAEHFRYFAGVIMGEEGSANVLDEKQLSIVLREPIGVVGQIVPWNFPFLMAAWKLAPVIAAGDASVFKPSSETSLSVLELFRLIDKILPKGLINIITGKGSKSGEWIKNHPGLDKLAFTGSTEIGRDIAIAAARRIIPATLELGGKSANIFFSDANLDKALDGLQLGILFNQGQVCCAGSRIFVEESFYDKFIEAAVKKFSTIKVGDPLDPSTQMGSQINKKQAEQILNYVEIGKKEGAKVAVGGKAYTANGCDKGAFVEPTLLVDVTNDMRVAQEEIFGPVGVVIKFKDEAELIKMVNDSEYGLGGGIFTQDITKALRVARSMETGRVWINTYNQIPAGSPFGGYKNSGIGRETHKIILEHYTQMKNIMIDLTGKVSGFYAQ; from the coding sequence ATGAAACTACTAGAAAAATATGGGCTTTTCATAAATGGTGAGTGGCGTGACGCAAAAGACGGCGCTACACTTGATGCAAAAAATCCAGCAAACGGCGAGCACCTTGCAAAGATTGCAGATGCGACTGAAGAAGATGTAAATGACGCAGTTCGTGCTGCACGTGAGGCTTTTAAGAAATTTAAACACACCACAGTTAGTGAGCGTGCAAAGCTTTTAAATAAGATCGCTGACATCATTGATGAAAACAAAGAGCACTTGGCAAAAGTTGAGAGCATGGATAACGGCAAGCCGATCCGCGAGACGCTAAATGTTGATATCCCTTTTGCAGCAGAGCATTTTAGATACTTTGCTGGCGTTATCATGGGCGAAGAAGGCAGCGCAAACGTGCTTGATGAGAAGCAACTCTCTATCGTTTTACGCGAGCCAATAGGCGTCGTGGGTCAGATAGTGCCTTGGAATTTTCCATTTTTGATGGCAGCTTGGAAGCTAGCTCCAGTGATCGCAGCAGGCGATGCGAGTGTATTTAAGCCATCAAGCGAGACAAGCCTAAGCGTGCTTGAGCTATTTAGGCTGATAGATAAAATTTTGCCAAAAGGTTTAATAAACATCATAACCGGCAAAGGCAGCAAGAGCGGCGAGTGGATCAAAAACCATCCAGGCCTTGACAAGCTAGCATTTACTGGCTCAACCGAGATCGGCCGAGATATCGCCATAGCTGCGGCTCGTCGTATCATCCCAGCCACACTTGAGCTTGGCGGAAAGAGCGCAAATATCTTCTTTAGCGACGCAAATTTAGACAAAGCGCTTGATGGCCTTCAGCTTGGAATTTTGTTTAACCAAGGTCAAGTTTGCTGCGCAGGTTCAAGAATTTTCGTAGAAGAGAGCTTTTATGACAAATTTATAGAGGCTGCGGTTAAGAAATTTAGTACCATAAAAGTTGGCGATCCGCTCGATCCTAGCACTCAAATGGGCTCACAAATCAATAAAAAACAAGCTGAGCAAATTCTAAACTACGTCGAGATCGGCAAAAAAGAAGGTGCAAAAGTGGCAGTCGGTGGCAAAGCCTACACAGCAAATGGTTGCGACAAGGGCGCATTTGTCGAGCCAACGTTGCTAGTTGATGTGACAAATGATATGAGAGTGGCGCAAGAAGAAATTTTTGGCCCGGTTGGCGTTGTCATTAAATTTAAAGATGAAGCCGAGCTTATCAAAATGGTAAATGACAGCGAATACGGCCTAGGTGGCGGAATTTTCACGCAAGACATCACAAAAGCACTTCGCGTTGCAAGGTCTATGGAGACTGGCAGAGTCTGGATCAACACCTATAATCAAATCCCAGCAGGCAGCCCATTTGGTGGCTATAAAAACTCAGGTATCGGCCGAGAAACTCACAAGATCATCCTTGAGCACTACACTCAAATGAAAAACATCATGATTGACCTAACCGGCAAGGTTAGCGGCTTTTACGCACAATGA